A genomic window from Chloroflexota bacterium includes:
- a CDS encoding long-chain fatty acid--CoA ligase, giving the protein MMDYPLTTQHFIDRATTLFARKEIVTKVGPNTERLTYGEWGRRVNQLANALKRLGVGRGDRVGTLAWNNTRHLEAYLAVPSMGAVLHTLNLRLPLDQLAYIINHAEDKVIIVDGTAAPINCVTLLEKIKDKLTTVKHFIITSGAQTTLSPALAYEDLLKAESDNHAWPKLDENEAGALCYTSGTTGNPKGALYSHRALVLHSFMEAMSDGLGLAERDVVMPVVPMFHANAWGLAYTATMVGAKQVFPGPHLTGPDLLGLIQSEKVTVTAGVPTIWLGILAELDKNPGKYDISSLRAMPVGGAAAPRAMIEAYEKKYHVPILHAWGMTELTPVGTISQLKSYMQDLPEDKRFEYRSKQGTAVTGIELRGVDEEGNAVPWDGKTMGELEVRGPWVVKEYYKMEGSSDRFHNGWFRTGDVVTIDDEGFISITDRTKDLVKSGGEWISSIDLENAIMGHPKVLEAAVIALPHAKWQERPLALVVAKPDFKGQITKQEIYDLIGTKFNKLWLPDDIVFIDAVPKTSVGKFDKKVLRDQFKDFKLPE; this is encoded by the coding sequence ATGATGGACTACCCGCTGACCACACAGCACTTCATAGACCGCGCCACCACGCTGTTTGCCCGCAAGGAGATCGTCACGAAGGTCGGCCCGAACACGGAACGCCTGACATACGGCGAATGGGGCCGGCGTGTCAATCAACTGGCGAACGCGCTCAAACGGCTGGGCGTGGGGCGCGGCGACCGCGTCGGCACGCTGGCCTGGAACAATACGCGGCACCTCGAAGCGTACCTCGCCGTGCCGAGCATGGGCGCGGTGCTGCACACGCTGAACTTGCGCCTGCCGCTCGACCAACTGGCGTACATCATCAACCACGCCGAGGACAAGGTCATCATCGTGGACGGCACGGCCGCGCCGATCAACTGCGTGACGCTGCTGGAGAAGATCAAGGACAAGCTGACGACGGTCAAGCACTTCATCATCACGAGCGGTGCGCAGACGACGCTCTCCCCCGCGCTGGCCTACGAGGACCTGCTGAAAGCCGAATCGGACAACCACGCGTGGCCAAAGCTGGACGAGAACGAAGCGGGCGCACTCTGCTACACCTCAGGCACAACCGGCAACCCCAAGGGCGCGCTGTACTCGCATCGCGCGCTCGTCCTGCACTCGTTCATGGAGGCGATGTCCGACGGCCTCGGCCTGGCCGAGCGCGATGTGGTGATGCCGGTGGTGCCGATGTTCCATGCCAACGCGTGGGGCCTGGCATACACGGCCACCATGGTCGGCGCGAAGCAGGTCTTCCCCGGCCCGCATCTGACCGGCCCCGACCTGCTCGGCCTGATCCAGAGCGAGAAAGTGACCGTGACGGCCGGCGTGCCAACGATCTGGCTCGGCATCCTGGCCGAACTGGATAAGAATCCCGGCAAGTACGACATCTCCAGCCTGCGCGCGATGCCGGTCGGCGGCGCCGCCGCGCCGCGCGCGATGATCGAGGCGTACGAGAAGAAGTACCATGTGCCGATCCTGCACGCCTGGGGCATGACGGAACTGACGCCGGTTGGCACCATCTCGCAGCTCAAGTCGTACATGCAGGACTTGCCGGAAGATAAGCGCTTCGAGTACCGATCGAAGCAGGGCACCGCAGTCACCGGTATTGAACTGCGCGGTGTGGATGAGGAAGGCAACGCGGTGCCGTGGGACGGCAAGACGATGGGCGAGCTCGAAGTGCGCGGCCCGTGGGTCGTCAAGGAATACTACAAGATGGAAGGCAGCTCGGATCGCTTCCACAACGGCTGGTTCCGCACCGGCGACGTGGTGACGATCGACGACGAGGGCTTCATCAGCATCACCGACCGCACGAAAGACCTGGTCAAGAGCGGCGGCGAGTGGATCAGCAGCATCGACCTCGAGAACGCGATCATGGGACACCCGAAGGTGCTGGAAGCCGCGGTCATCGCCCTGCCGCACGCCAAGTGGCAGGAGCGCCCACTGGCGCTGGTCGTCGCCAAGCCGGACTTCAAGGGACAGATCACCAAGCAGGAGATCTACGACCTGATCGGCACTAAGTTCAACAAGCTCTGGCTGCCGGACGACATCGTCTTCATCGACGCGGTGCCGAAGACGAGCGTCGGCAAGTTCGACAAGAAGGTGCTGCGCGACCAGTTCAAGGACTTCAAGCTGCCGGAGTAG
- a CDS encoding mechanosensitive ion channel has translation MNEATLTAAGDWLATHGLRIVLIVAGAWLLLQLIDRSVDRASRTIESRATRLERDQRERVVTMAGVFHSLAAVAVFAVAALMILSELAIDIAPLIAGAGLLGLAIGFGAQTLVKDLLGGLFILLEDQFNVGDGVRVGGVSGAVERITLRATYLRDADGTRHLVPNGEIRVVSNSTVGWSRAIIDVRVGYDQDTGRVMHALAQVVAETNADPELQQHMLEPLVLNGLEALDVDTMRLRIMGKTKTGEQDAVNRAVRQRIVERFAAEQIGLPMFGRATRDGGI, from the coding sequence TGCTGCTGCAACTGATTGACCGCTCCGTCGACCGCGCCTCGCGCACAATCGAGTCGCGCGCCACCCGGCTGGAGCGCGACCAGCGCGAGCGCGTCGTAACCATGGCCGGCGTGTTCCACTCGCTCGCCGCAGTCGCCGTGTTCGCCGTTGCCGCGCTCATGATCCTCTCCGAGCTGGCGATCGACATCGCGCCGCTGATTGCCGGCGCCGGCCTGCTCGGACTGGCAATTGGCTTCGGGGCGCAGACGCTCGTCAAAGATCTGCTCGGCGGGCTGTTCATTCTGCTCGAAGACCAGTTCAACGTCGGCGACGGCGTGCGGGTGGGCGGTGTGTCCGGCGCGGTCGAGCGGATCACCCTGCGCGCCACCTACCTGCGCGACGCCGACGGCACGCGCCACCTGGTGCCGAACGGCGAGATCCGCGTCGTCTCGAACAGCACGGTCGGCTGGTCGCGCGCGATCATCGATGTGCGCGTCGGCTACGACCAGGACACCGGGCGCGTGATGCACGCGCTGGCGCAGGTGGTCGCGGAGACGAATGCCGACCCGGAACTGCAGCAGCACATGCTGGAACCGCTCGTGCTGAACGGCCTCGAAGCGCTCGACGTGGACACCATGCGCCTGCGCATCATGGGCAAGACCAAGACGGGCGAGCAGGACGCCGTCAACCGCGCCGTGCGCCAGCGCATCGTCGAGCGCTTCGCCGCCGAGCAGATCGGCCTGCCTATGTTCGGACGCGCCACGCGCGACGGGGGCATTTGA